The Streptomyces sp. A2-16 sequence GCCGAGACGCTCCAGGCGGAGGGCGTAGCAGCGGCGGTCGTGGCGACCGGACAGGACCTGGTCGAGGCCGACAAGCAGCTCGCGGCCCGCGGCTTCTACCCCGTCCTGAACCACCCCCTGACCGGGCCGGTCCGGCACGAGGGCATCGTCGCGCGGCTCACGGCGACGCCGGGCGAACTCGACCGGCCCGCACCTCTCCTCGGCCAGCACACCGACGAGGTACTGCGGGAACTACTGGGCCTGAGCGATGAACAGCTGGCAACGCTGACCGCCGAAGGAGTGACCGAGTGAGCGAGGCGAGGATGACACCGGAGAAGCCGACCCAGGAAGGGCCGACTCAGGAGAAGCCGACCGAGGAGAAGCCCTCCGTGCTGCGCGTGACGCGCGACGGCGCCGTGGCCACCGTGCGCGTCGACCGTCCCAAGGTGAACGCCGTGGATCCGGCGATGATCGAGGAGTTCCTCGCGACGCTGGCGCCGCTGGCCGCCGATCCGGAGGTGCGCTGCATCGTCATCACCGGCACCGGCCGGTTCTTCGTCGCCGGTGCCGACATCGCCGTCATGCGCGACCTGTCCGCGGACAACCAGGCGAGGATGCGCCGCTGGATCCACGTACAACGGGTGATCGAGCAGACCCCCAAGCCGGTCGTCGCCGCGATGAACGGCCACGCGCTCGGCGGCGGCGCGGAGTTGTCGCTCGCCTGCGACCTGCGGATCCTCTCGACGGAGGCCACGTTCGGCTTCCCGGAGATGCGGCTCGGACTGTTCCCGGGGGCCGGCGGCAGCCAGCGCCTCCCCCGGCTCGTCGGCCCCCACCTGGCGAAACGGCTGATGATCGAGGGGGAGCAGCTGACACCACAGCGCGCCCTGGAGCTCGGACTCGTCGACGTCGTGGTGGAGCACGCCGAGTTCGAGGCGACGGTCGCCGAGCGGGCCCGCCGCCTCGCGGCGCAGCCGACGGCCGGCATCGGCCTGCTCAAGCGGGTCGTCGACGAGGGGTACGGGCTGCCCCTCGAACAGGCCCTGGAGCGCGAGGAGAAGGGCGTCGCCGACCTGATCGGGACCGCCGACGCGAGGGAGGGGCTTCAGGCGTTCCTCGACAAGCGGACGCCGGTGTTCACCGGACAGTGAGGCCGCGCCGAGGCGGGACGGCCCGGTTCCGGTGACCGGACCACCCGCGTTGGCGTGTTCCCCTGCGTTCCGCATGCTCGGCGGATGAGTTCCCCACAACACACCGAAGCAGCCCCGCAGAACGGGGCCGTGCTCGTCACGGGCGGCACGAGCGGGATCGGCCTGGCCGTCGCGGAGGCGGTGGCCCGTGCCGGGCGCCCCGTGGTGGTCACCGGGCGTTCCGAGGACCGCTGCCACGCGGCGGAGAAGC is a genomic window containing:
- a CDS encoding enoyl-CoA hydratase-related protein, translated to MSEARMTPEKPTQEGPTQEKPTEEKPSVLRVTRDGAVATVRVDRPKVNAVDPAMIEEFLATLAPLAADPEVRCIVITGTGRFFVAGADIAVMRDLSADNQARMRRWIHVQRVIEQTPKPVVAAMNGHALGGGAELSLACDLRILSTEATFGFPEMRLGLFPGAGGSQRLPRLVGPHLAKRLMIEGEQLTPQRALELGLVDVVVEHAEFEATVAERARRLAAQPTAGIGLLKRVVDEGYGLPLEQALEREEKGVADLIGTADAREGLQAFLDKRTPVFTGQ